CGTGGTTCCCGTTCCTGCAGGGGCTTCAGCGCAGCATCGAGAGCAGCCCCTGGGTGTACAACGGCCTGTTCGTGCTCTTCATCGTCTTCTTCTCGTTCTTCTACACGGCGCTGACCTTCCGGCCGGACGACGTGGCGGACAACATCAAGAAGCAGGGTGGCTACATCCCGGGAATCCGTCCGGGCCGTCAGACCGCGGACTTCATCGAGGGCGTCCTCAACCGCATCACCTTCGGTGGAGCCATCTACCTGGCCGCCATCTGCGTGATTCCGTCCATCATCACCAACCTGCTCAACGTGCGTTTCACCTTCGGCGGCACGGCCTTGCTGATCGTCGTGGGCGTGGCACTCGACACGGTGCAGCAGATCGAAGGCCATCTCATCAGCCGCAACTACGAGGGTTTCGCGGGTCCGCGTGGTCCGAGGATCCGTGGCCGGGTTCGCGTCGCGGCCTAGTCCAGCTGCCGCTTCGCGGGCGCTCCTCCCCCTCGCCCCGGGGAGGGGCGCTTCGCCGTTCCTGGGGTGCAACGAGCAGCGGGAAAAGGGTGGCTTATGGCCCCCCGCGCTCCTTCCTGACGAGCTGAGAGAGAACACATGAACCTCATCCTGTTGGGTCCGCCTAACGCCGGGAAGGGGACCCAGGCGAAGAAGCTGTACGTGGATTACTCGATTCCGCAGATCTCGACGGGGGACATCCTCCGCAAGGCGGTGCGCGAGGGGACCGAGCTGGGCAAGCTGGCCGGGCCGCTGATGGCCGCGGGCTCCTACGTGCCCGACGAGCTCGTCATCGGCATCGTGGAGGAGCGCCTCAAGGAGGCCGATTGCGCCCAGGGCTTCATCCTGGACGGTTTTCCCCGCACCATCCCCCAGGCCGAGGCCCTCGAGCGCATGCTCGCCAAGCTGGGCAAGAATCTGCACGCCGTGGTGTCGCTCGAGGTTCCGCACGAGAAGCTCATCGAGCGCGGCTCGGGACGTCGCTCCTGCCCCAACTGCGGCGCCGTCTACCATGTCTACCAGAGCCCTCCGAAGCGGGCCGGCTTCTGCGACAAGGACGGCACCGGCCTCATCCAGCGTGAGGACGACAAGGCCGAGGTCATCGAGAAGCGGCTGCAGAAGTACGACAAGGAGACCTCGCCGCTGAAGCAGTTCTACGCCCAGCGCGGCCTGCTCAAGAGCATCGACGGAGTGGGGCCTCCCGAGGGCATCTACGAGGAGCTCAAGAAGGCCGTGGGCAAGGCCTAGGGACGAGGGCTTCCTTCCCCGGCGCCCGGCCACGACGGTGCTGGCTGGGAGATGCTTCCCCGGGGCGCGGGCCCTGGTGGCCGCCACCCGGGAGGCCCTGGACGAGGGCACCCGGGCGGGCGGTGGCATGGCGCTCCGTCCGGGAGTGGTCCTCGCGGGCGAGCCCATGGTGAACCAGGCCACGTCCCAGCAGGTGGTGCTCGAGGATCGACTGGACAGCGATCCCCGTCGAGAACAAGCTTTCCGCGCACTTCGAGCACACGGTGCTCATCACCGAGGGAGGGCCGGAGATCCTCACCCGACGTCGGTCCGGGTAGGATGGCGGAATACGACGCAGTACCCAGGGGTTTACCGGTTTCGTGGTTTTCCAGCGCGAGGATGCTTGCCACTTCAGGACCAAAGTGTTATCCCGCCGCGCTTCCAAAGTTCAGGTGGTCCGCGAGAGGGCTTCTGATTGCCGAAGGATGATTCCATCGAAGTTGAGGGGACGGTCATGGAGCCCCTCCCGAACGCGATGTTCCGCGTGGTGCTGGACAATGGCCACAAGGTGCTCGCGCACATCTCGGGCAAGATGCGGATGCACTTCATCCGCATCCTCCCGGGCGACAAGGTGAAGGTGGAGCTGTCCCCGTACGACTTGTCCCGGGGCCGCATCACCTACCGAGCGAAGTAGCGGAGGCCTGGTTCCGCGGAATGGCGGCCAGGCCTTCAGGGCTTTTCTTTTCTAAAAGCGAAGGAAGGGAAGTACCGCCATGAAGGTTCGGGCGTCCGTCAAGAAGATTTGCGACAAGTGCAAGGTTGTTCGCCGTAAGGGCATCGTGCGCATCATCTGCGCCTCCAACCCCCGGCACAAGCAGCGCCAGGGCTAGTCCCCAACGGGACTTGGCTCCAGACCAACTCACCCAGAAGGAACGACGAAGATGGCTCGTATCGCCGGCATCGACCTCCCGCCCAACAAGCGCGCGGTGATCTCGTTGCAGTACATCTACGGGATCGGCAACAAGACCGCCCACGACATCATCGAGGGCGCGGGGATCGACCTCGCTACCCGGACCAAGGACCTCACCGAGGAGCAGACGCGCAAGATCCGCGAGCTCATCGAGGCGAACTACAAGGTCGAAGGCGACCTGCGCCGCGAGGTCACCATGAACATCAAGCGCCTGATGGACCTGGGTTGCTACCGGGGTCTGCGTCACCGCAAGGGTCTGCCGGTGCGTGGCCAGCGGACGCACACCAACGCGCGCACCCGCAAGGGTCCCAAGCGCGGCATCGTGCGCGCCAAGCCGGCGGCGGGCCCGCGCTAGTCCTCCCACCTGCGCCGGCCCCGTGAGGAGCTGGCGTCGATCACCTACTTCCAGGAGCAACGAGTTCCATGGCTGAAGAGACCAACGCGCCGGCGGCGGCTGCGGCCCCCGCGGCGGGCGGCGAGACCGCCGCAGCGCGCAAGAAGAGCAAGAAGGGCAAGAAGAACATCCTCAACGGCGTGGTCCACATCCAGTCCACGTTCAACAACACCATCATCACGATCACGGACGTGTCCGGGAACGTGATCTC
Above is a window of Cystobacter fuscus DNA encoding:
- a CDS encoding adenylate kinase — protein: MNLILLGPPNAGKGTQAKKLYVDYSIPQISTGDILRKAVREGTELGKLAGPLMAAGSYVPDELVIGIVEERLKEADCAQGFILDGFPRTIPQAEALERMLAKLGKNLHAVVSLEVPHEKLIERGSGRRSCPNCGAVYHVYQSPPKRAGFCDKDGTGLIQREDDKAEVIEKRLQKYDKETSPLKQFYAQRGLLKSIDGVGPPEGIYEELKKAVGKA
- the rpmJ gene encoding 50S ribosomal protein L36, which codes for MKVRASVKKICDKCKVVRRKGIVRIICASNPRHKQRQG
- the rpsM gene encoding 30S ribosomal protein S13; the protein is MARIAGIDLPPNKRAVISLQYIYGIGNKTAHDIIEGAGIDLATRTKDLTEEQTRKIRELIEANYKVEGDLRREVTMNIKRLMDLGCYRGLRHRKGLPVRGQRTHTNARTRKGPKRGIVRAKPAAGPR
- the infA gene encoding translation initiation factor IF-1 encodes the protein MPKDDSIEVEGTVMEPLPNAMFRVVLDNGHKVLAHISGKMRMHFIRILPGDKVKVELSPYDLSRGRITYRAK